From Microbacterium invictum, the proteins below share one genomic window:
- a CDS encoding tryptophan-rich sensory protein: MRAEPRDLARQIVVIAAVVFMIIAAMVGVGLFGGTNVRELQGGALDADSTVLSPGRQAFSIWSLIYVLMIAYAVWQALPGQRARERQRAAGWWIAVTAVLNGCWLLAAQFLNLPATVVVIVLLVAALSVTIRILVVHPSGRWTDIVFADATVGLHLGWVSLATVANVTAWLAAEVVPAQSEAASDAWGIAVLVVVALLGVAIAWGTRGRLAPGLAMAWGLVWIGVARTTDEPDSTPVAVTAWIAAAIVVVVPLVMRITGIHSTGFRSSARTPAESEQVR, from the coding sequence ATGAGAGCTGAACCGCGCGACCTTGCCCGTCAGATCGTCGTCATCGCGGCGGTCGTGTTCATGATCATCGCCGCCATGGTGGGGGTGGGCCTGTTCGGCGGCACGAACGTCCGTGAGCTGCAGGGCGGTGCGCTCGACGCCGACTCCACCGTGCTCTCGCCCGGCCGTCAGGCGTTCAGCATCTGGAGCCTCATCTACGTGCTCATGATCGCCTACGCAGTGTGGCAGGCGCTCCCCGGCCAGCGCGCCCGTGAGCGTCAGCGCGCGGCCGGCTGGTGGATCGCCGTGACGGCCGTCCTCAACGGGTGCTGGCTGCTGGCCGCGCAGTTCTTGAACCTGCCGGCCACCGTCGTCGTGATCGTGCTGCTGGTGGCGGCGCTGTCCGTGACGATCCGCATCCTGGTGGTGCACCCTTCCGGGCGCTGGACCGACATCGTCTTCGCGGACGCCACCGTCGGCCTGCACCTGGGCTGGGTGTCACTGGCGACGGTCGCGAATGTGACGGCGTGGCTGGCCGCCGAGGTCGTGCCCGCGCAGTCCGAGGCGGCGTCCGACGCGTGGGGCATCGCCGTGCTCGTAGTTGTCGCCCTCCTCGGCGTCGCGATCGCGTGGGGCACCCGCGGCCGGCTCGCCCCCGGACTGGCGATGGCGTGGGGGCTCGTGTGGATCGGCGTCGCACGCACAACCGACGAACCCGACTCGACGCCTGTCGCCGTGACCGCATGGATCGCCGCGGCGATCGTGGTCGTCGTGCCGCTGGTGATGCGCATCACCGGCATCCACTCCACCGGGTTCAGAAGTTCCGCGCGAACGCCTGCAGAATCCGAGCAGGTTCGCTGA
- a CDS encoding CHAT domain-containing protein, translating to MTLSAEELYTRGLEHVNAGRFGAARRALTSGAARAVDPDLRARIAGTRAFLASHDGAPDSAESLCRDALALDGISAQTTAILQGQLGLIALNRGNPSGAVSSLTSGIDAMPESSGRRARMYLNRSVAHMQLGELAAARGDLDRAIADYEEDADPDSAAVAEHNLGYILLLEGDLVGALGHMVSARKVMAGESDVHTAIGDVDRAEVLRDAGLTTEAERLLEAAIHVFGARRMRQAQAESELNLARSLLRHDPARAAKVAAAAERRFSQLEGALWRARAAGIRARALLAGGTVDRSGRVTPAARRVPDADTVGGLAAELDGHGLWGDAMALRLTHILWRVRHGRDDGTPLPRLRRSAPLEVRLLAYEVRAARAATPTQARRAAARGLDELTTWSHSFGSLDLQTSLAMHGNGLLGAGLAAAVDTGDPAAMFEWSERARLLSQQVVPLRPPPDPELARRLAELRTLRAELPADSWLSDPRAAELGELVRERQWASVAATDAPDGGDRVDLSGLQRLLDADTAALSFVFSPHGMRCVVAGAGCAEVVDLPGWSEAHTLLPGLRSDLDLSASVRSGPMADVIRRSLDARLASLSRLLLEPVTARTAARRLLITTPGVLAGVPWSMLPDLRGRVTTHAVSASRWARRRTPLTLRTAGFAVGPRVARGIEEVTTAASAWQRTQPEIRHGADSTIDGVTGMVGAVDVLHISAHGRHTADNPLFSGLELADGVLFGYDIDRMPRVPTTVVLSACEVGRSAVRWGEEAIGMTRAWLHAGARCVIAAPVVVADDDACELLGAMHEGLAAGTSPAEALADATERTGIVAPFQVHGAGF from the coding sequence GTGACCCTATCGGCCGAGGAGCTCTACACTCGTGGCCTCGAGCACGTCAACGCCGGACGCTTCGGCGCCGCCCGGCGTGCGCTCACGTCCGGCGCTGCGCGGGCCGTCGACCCTGACCTCCGGGCGCGCATCGCGGGAACGCGGGCCTTCCTCGCCTCACACGACGGCGCACCCGACAGCGCCGAATCGCTGTGCCGCGACGCACTCGCACTCGACGGCATCTCCGCTCAGACGACGGCCATCCTCCAAGGCCAGCTGGGACTGATCGCACTGAACCGAGGCAATCCCTCCGGGGCGGTCAGCAGCCTCACCAGTGGCATCGACGCCATGCCCGAGTCCTCGGGTCGTCGGGCCCGCATGTACCTGAACCGCAGCGTCGCCCACATGCAGCTGGGCGAGCTCGCGGCCGCCCGCGGCGATCTCGACCGCGCGATCGCCGACTACGAGGAAGATGCCGACCCCGACTCCGCCGCGGTCGCCGAGCACAATCTCGGCTACATCCTGCTGCTCGAGGGCGACCTGGTCGGGGCACTCGGGCACATGGTCAGCGCGCGCAAGGTCATGGCCGGCGAGTCCGACGTCCACACCGCGATAGGCGACGTCGACCGTGCCGAGGTGCTGCGCGACGCCGGGCTCACCACCGAGGCCGAGCGCCTGCTGGAGGCGGCCATCCACGTCTTCGGCGCGCGGCGGATGCGGCAGGCCCAGGCCGAGTCCGAGCTCAACTTGGCCCGGTCCCTGCTGCGTCACGACCCTGCACGTGCCGCGAAGGTCGCTGCGGCGGCCGAACGGCGGTTCTCGCAGCTGGAAGGCGCGTTGTGGCGCGCACGCGCCGCCGGCATCCGGGCCCGGGCGCTGCTGGCGGGAGGGACAGTCGACCGCTCGGGTCGCGTGACCCCCGCCGCGCGACGCGTGCCCGACGCCGACACCGTCGGGGGCCTGGCCGCCGAGCTCGATGGCCACGGACTCTGGGGCGATGCGATGGCACTGCGCCTGACCCACATCCTGTGGCGGGTGCGCCACGGCCGCGACGATGGCACACCGCTCCCACGGCTGCGGCGATCTGCCCCGCTCGAGGTGCGTCTGCTGGCTTACGAGGTCCGCGCCGCACGTGCCGCGACCCCCACCCAGGCGCGCCGTGCCGCCGCCCGCGGCCTCGATGAACTCACCACGTGGTCGCATTCGTTCGGCAGTCTCGACCTGCAGACCTCTCTCGCGATGCACGGCAACGGCCTGCTCGGCGCGGGACTGGCCGCCGCGGTCGACACCGGCGATCCCGCCGCGATGTTCGAGTGGTCCGAGCGGGCGCGTCTGCTCAGCCAGCAGGTGGTGCCGCTGCGCCCACCGCCCGACCCCGAGCTCGCCCGGCGGCTCGCCGAGCTGCGCACGCTGCGCGCCGAACTGCCCGCCGACTCATGGCTCAGCGATCCGCGCGCTGCCGAGCTGGGCGAACTCGTGCGCGAGCGGCAGTGGGCGAGCGTCGCGGCGACCGACGCTCCCGACGGGGGAGACCGCGTCGACCTGTCCGGGCTGCAGCGGCTGCTCGACGCCGACACGGCCGCCCTGTCGTTCGTGTTCAGTCCGCACGGAATGCGATGCGTGGTCGCCGGCGCGGGGTGCGCCGAGGTGGTGGACCTGCCGGGCTGGTCCGAGGCGCACACGCTCCTGCCCGGGCTCCGCTCGGACCTCGACCTCTCGGCATCGGTGCGCTCCGGACCGATGGCCGACGTCATCCGCCGCTCGCTCGACGCCCGCCTCGCGTCGCTGTCGCGTCTCCTCCTCGAGCCGGTCACCGCTCGCACGGCCGCCCGGCGGCTGCTGATCACGACCCCCGGCGTCCTCGCCGGCGTGCCATGGAGCATGCTGCCGGATCTGCGGGGCCGAGTCACCACCCACGCTGTCTCGGCGTCGCGCTGGGCGCGCCGGCGCACACCTCTCACGCTCCGCACAGCAGGCTTCGCGGTCGGCCCGCGCGTAGCCCGCGGCATCGAGGAAGTCACGACCGCAGCATCCGCCTGGCAGAGGACCCAGCCGGAGATCCGGCACGGAGCCGACTCGACGATCGACGGCGTCACCGGCATGGTCGGCGCGGTCGATGTCCTGCACATCTCAGCCCACGGTCGCCACACCGCCGACAACCCGCTCTTCTCGGGTCTCGAACTGGCCGACGGCGTGCTGTTCGGCTACGACATCGATCGCATGCCGCGCGTGCCCACCACCGTCGTGCTGTCGGCGTGCGAGGTCGGCCGATCCGCGGTGCGGTGGGGTGAAGAGGCGATCGGCATGACACGGGCGTGGTTGCACGCCGGCGCGCGCTGCGTCATCGCCGCGCCCGTTGTCGTCGCCGACGACGATGCCTGCGAGCTGCTGGGGGCGATGCACGAAGGCCTTGCCGCGGGAACATCTCCCGCCGAGGCGCTCGCCGACGCGACCGAGCGCACCGGGATCGTCGCCCCGTTCCAGGTGCACGGCGCCGGATTCTGA
- a CDS encoding glutamine amidotransferase-related protein: protein MAPLVYVCARPQPDAAAAEYESFRTSARVGTDEMERLDLVHDDLPDDAFERWRGFVVGGSPFNATDPESTKTGDQLRLEASLARIARAAAAAETAALFTCFGIGVAARALGGEVSRGYPENTGPTTITLTAEADRDPVFGGLAHTFSALTAHKEGTARLPDGAVLLATNEACPVQAFRIGDRLYATQFHPEPTAQAFVDRMAVYRNDGYFDAGHFDQISGRVLAASLSEPARILQAFARNF, encoded by the coding sequence ATGGCCCCGCTCGTCTACGTCTGCGCACGTCCGCAACCAGATGCCGCAGCCGCCGAGTACGAGTCGTTCCGCACCAGCGCACGCGTCGGCACCGACGAGATGGAGCGCCTGGACCTCGTCCACGACGACCTGCCCGATGACGCCTTCGAGCGCTGGCGCGGCTTCGTCGTGGGCGGCAGCCCGTTCAACGCGACCGACCCCGAGTCGACCAAGACCGGCGATCAGCTGCGGCTGGAAGCCTCACTCGCGCGCATCGCACGGGCGGCGGCGGCCGCCGAGACGGCGGCGCTGTTCACGTGCTTCGGTATCGGCGTGGCCGCGCGGGCGCTCGGCGGCGAGGTGAGCCGCGGGTATCCCGAGAACACCGGGCCGACCACGATCACGCTGACGGCCGAAGCCGACCGCGACCCGGTGTTCGGCGGGCTGGCGCACACGTTCTCCGCTCTGACCGCGCACAAGGAGGGCACCGCCCGGCTGCCCGACGGGGCTGTACTGCTGGCCACCAACGAGGCATGCCCCGTGCAGGCGTTCCGCATCGGCGACCGGCTGTACGCCACCCAGTTCCACCCCGAGCCGACCGCGCAGGCGTTCGTCGACCGCATGGCGGTGTACCGCAACGACGGCTATTTCGACGCGGGGCACTTCGATCAGATCTCGGGGCGCGTGCTCGCGGCATCCCTCAGCGAACCTGCTCGGATTCTGCAGGCGTTCGCGCGGAACTTCTGA
- the treZ gene encoding malto-oligosyltrehalose trehalohydrolase gives MIEVWAPYATRVRLRRPDLPDADLTATGDDGWWRSPVALADGDEYGFVLGEADQLRPDPRSRRQPAGVHGPSAHVDPASFAWTDAQWHGRPLAGGLIYELHIGTFTPEGTLDAAIGRLDHLVDLGVTHVELLPVNAFNGTHNWGYDGVLWYAVHEPYGGPAAYRRFVDAAHGRGLAVIQDVVYNHLGPSGNYLPEFGPYLRDGHRNTWGDSVNLDERAVRDYIVDNALMWLGDFHVDGLRLDAVHALHESGDQPQHILAELAERVDALSAHLGRPLTLIAESDLNDPVMILPRTAGGYGLTAQWSDDWHHAVHVALTGETAGYYADFAELVALPKVWTGGFFHDGTRSSFRGRDHGIPLPPEVPSWQLITFAQDHDQIGNRAAGDRLSATLSYDRLAIAAVLTLTAPGTPMLFMGEEWGASTPWQFFTSHPEPELAAATANGRKAEFARMGWDGSLVPDPNDPATFERSKLDWDEVDAGDHARLLDLHRRLAALRRERPELTDPRHGQRGAAAAEAPGGRRFELDRGAARVLVNLSAEPWHVAARPGEEVWIATAEPGRVGGTWVIPPDAALVTGPPR, from the coding sequence ATGATCGAGGTGTGGGCTCCCTATGCCACGCGCGTGCGGCTGCGCCGACCAGACCTGCCCGACGCCGACCTGACGGCGACGGGAGACGACGGATGGTGGCGATCACCCGTCGCGCTCGCCGACGGCGACGAGTACGGGTTCGTGCTCGGCGAGGCAGACCAGCTGCGCCCCGACCCCCGGTCGCGCCGTCAGCCTGCGGGTGTCCACGGCCCCTCCGCGCATGTCGATCCGGCATCCTTCGCCTGGACCGACGCGCAGTGGCACGGTCGCCCGCTCGCCGGGGGCCTCATCTACGAGCTCCACATCGGCACGTTCACCCCCGAGGGCACCCTCGACGCCGCCATCGGCAGGCTCGACCACCTCGTCGACCTCGGCGTCACACACGTCGAGCTGCTGCCGGTCAACGCCTTCAACGGCACCCACAACTGGGGCTATGACGGCGTCCTCTGGTACGCCGTGCACGAACCGTACGGCGGCCCGGCCGCCTACCGGCGTTTCGTCGATGCCGCCCATGGCCGTGGCCTCGCCGTCATCCAGGACGTCGTCTACAACCACCTCGGCCCGTCCGGCAACTACCTGCCCGAGTTCGGCCCCTACCTGCGCGACGGGCACCGCAACACCTGGGGTGACAGCGTGAACCTCGACGAGCGCGCCGTCCGCGACTACATCGTGGACAACGCGCTGATGTGGCTGGGCGACTTCCACGTCGACGGCCTGCGCCTCGACGCCGTCCACGCCCTGCACGAGTCCGGAGATCAGCCGCAGCACATCCTGGCCGAGCTCGCCGAACGCGTCGACGCGCTCAGCGCGCACCTCGGGCGCCCGCTCACCCTCATCGCCGAGAGCGACCTCAACGACCCGGTCATGATCCTGCCGCGCACCGCCGGCGGCTACGGCCTGACCGCGCAGTGGTCGGACGACTGGCACCACGCCGTCCACGTCGCGCTCACCGGCGAGACGGCCGGCTACTACGCCGACTTCGCCGAACTCGTGGCGCTGCCCAAGGTGTGGACCGGCGGGTTCTTCCACGATGGCACCCGCTCGTCCTTCCGGGGCCGCGACCACGGCATCCCTCTGCCGCCCGAGGTGCCCAGCTGGCAGCTGATCACCTTCGCCCAGGACCACGACCAGATCGGTAACCGCGCCGCCGGCGACCGGCTGAGCGCGACCCTGTCCTACGACCGTCTCGCGATCGCGGCCGTCCTCACCCTCACCGCTCCGGGCACGCCGATGCTCTTCATGGGCGAGGAATGGGGCGCATCCACCCCCTGGCAGTTCTTCACCTCGCATCCCGAGCCCGAGCTGGCCGCCGCGACCGCGAACGGCCGCAAGGCGGAGTTCGCGCGCATGGGATGGGATGGATCGCTCGTCCCCGACCCGAACGACCCGGCGACGTTCGAGCGATCGAAGCTGGACTGGGACGAAGTGGATGCCGGGGACCACGCGCGACTGCTCGACCTCCACCGCCGGCTCGCGGCGCTGCGCCGGGAACGCCCCGAGCTGACCGACCCGCGCCATGGGCAGCGGGGGGCGGCAGCCGCAGAGGCCCCCGGCGGGCGGCGCTTCGAACTCGACCGCGGCGCCGCGCGCGTGCTCGTGAATCTGTCGGCCGAGCCGTGGCACGTCGCAGCGCGCCCCGGCGAGGAGGTCTGGATCGCGACCGCCGAGCCCGGCCGGGTCGGCGGCACCTGGGTCATTCCGCCCGACGCGGCCCTGGTCACCGGCCCGCCCCGCTGA
- a CDS encoding S8 family peptidase codes for MAVVGGGKAMPQPEGWSWKDRARGSVTTGVVLDPDTDPLGPMRVFPTAYVPNRLLVSGAGEDGTHSAVRLHDNVERIKEAARSFGWGIERERLSGARLDPKDESELDQDIVPGAAPVLRVELIPEDSASTESPALPDAWRVLQRIRREALGSDIRGLRREDVGTALRKAGVDRIGLDHIVSIDPIGVNPFTQTNPFTQSNPYTKSNPYTKSNPYTKSNPVSEYGQAGCGGRQPVAWVGPAPLRTPLRKGERRPVVAILDTGAGVHDWLPDDIVDRHVELDGRPLGLTDDANPELYPDLYGPLDGEIDPVAGHGTFIAGIVRQVAPDADLLAIRVADGLGIVTESSLLQILEDLAILVFRYRSGRDDGRAVDVLSLSLSYYHETPEDGLYSKHLHDLLTALRALGTVVVASAGNDAIDRPAFPASLWAWPDSGNGIEPDDYARHLSVGALNPSRRSTALFSNVGPWVGTYATGAGIVSTMPDFLGGVQATARHDEYGLLRQTIDPDDYRGGFAVWSGTSFAAPLVAGRVAARLRPHVEEGRAIISNVDEVDAAVTAAVAEEVLPAV; via the coding sequence ATGGCCGTAGTGGGTGGCGGGAAGGCGATGCCGCAGCCGGAGGGATGGTCGTGGAAGGACCGGGCACGTGGCTCGGTCACCACCGGGGTGGTGCTCGATCCCGATACCGATCCGCTCGGCCCGATGCGGGTGTTCCCGACGGCCTATGTGCCGAACCGGCTGCTCGTCTCGGGAGCGGGCGAGGACGGCACGCACAGCGCCGTGCGCCTGCACGACAACGTCGAGCGCATCAAGGAGGCGGCGCGGTCGTTCGGCTGGGGCATCGAACGTGAGCGGCTGAGCGGCGCCCGACTCGACCCCAAGGACGAGTCCGAGCTCGACCAGGACATCGTGCCCGGCGCCGCTCCCGTGCTGCGCGTCGAGCTGATCCCCGAGGACTCGGCGTCGACGGAGTCGCCGGCACTGCCCGACGCGTGGCGGGTCCTGCAGCGCATACGGCGCGAAGCGCTCGGATCCGACATCCGTGGTCTGCGCCGAGAAGATGTGGGCACCGCACTCCGCAAGGCCGGCGTCGACCGCATCGGGCTCGACCACATCGTGTCGATCGACCCGATCGGGGTGAACCCGTTCACGCAGACGAACCCCTTCACCCAGAGCAACCCGTATACGAAGTCCAACCCGTATACGAAGTCCAATCCCTACACGAAGTCGAACCCGGTCAGCGAGTACGGCCAGGCCGGGTGCGGCGGACGGCAGCCGGTGGCGTGGGTGGGGCCCGCGCCCCTGCGCACACCGCTGCGCAAGGGCGAGCGTCGTCCGGTGGTGGCGATCCTCGACACCGGTGCGGGTGTGCATGACTGGCTGCCCGACGACATCGTCGATCGTCACGTCGAACTCGACGGCCGGCCACTGGGGCTCACCGACGACGCCAACCCGGAGCTCTACCCCGACTTGTACGGTCCGCTCGACGGTGAGATCGATCCGGTGGCCGGGCACGGCACGTTCATCGCCGGCATCGTGCGTCAGGTGGCACCGGATGCCGATCTGCTCGCGATCCGGGTGGCCGATGGCCTCGGCATCGTCACCGAGTCCTCCCTGCTGCAGATTCTCGAGGACCTCGCGATCCTCGTCTTCCGCTACCGCTCGGGACGGGACGACGGCCGGGCCGTGGATGTGCTGAGTCTGTCGCTCAGCTACTACCACGAGACGCCCGAGGACGGCCTTTACAGCAAGCATCTGCACGACCTGCTCACGGCGCTGCGTGCGCTGGGCACCGTCGTGGTCGCTTCGGCCGGAAACGACGCCATCGACCGGCCCGCGTTCCCGGCTTCGCTGTGGGCATGGCCCGACTCCGGGAACGGCATCGAACCCGACGACTACGCGCGGCACCTGTCGGTCGGCGCACTCAATCCGAGTCGCCGCTCGACGGCGCTGTTCTCGAACGTCGGCCCGTGGGTGGGGACTTACGCGACCGGGGCGGGGATCGTCAGCACGATGCCCGACTTCCTGGGCGGCGTGCAGGCCACAGCCCGGCACGATGAATACGGCCTGCTGCGGCAGACGATCGACCCCGACGACTACCGCGGCGGGTTCGCGGTGTGGAGCGGCACCTCGTTCGCCGCGCCGCTGGTCGCCGGACGGGTCGCCGCGCGCCTGCGCCCGCACGTCGAAGAGGGCCGCGCGATCATCTCGAACGTCGACGAGGTCGACGCCGCGGTGACGGCGGCGGTGGCGGAGGAGGTGCTCCCGGCCGTCTGA
- the treY gene encoding malto-oligosyltrehalose synthase, whose translation MAGRPASTYRLQIRPGFDLDAAAHLAGYLSDLGVGWAYLSPILQAATGSEHGYDVVDPTRVDAARGGPEALARFAAAARRAGLGVLVDIVPNHVGVAVPMENPWWWDVLTRGRASRWARTFDIDWDFGGGGIGMPVLGMPLDDVLAAREVRVVPPGIDAGVDAAAPFGHARYYDLVLPLAEGTAPAASTDDPAVVHDVLERQHWRLAFWQDEAAVLNYRRFFTITTLAGVRVEDPVVLAASHAEVLRWFREGLVDGVRIDHPDGLADPGGYLAELEAAVPGDAPYVVVEKILERGEELPGWWATEGTTGYDALAEIDRVLVDPDGAARLDELDAALRRETGLPVFPGWQNLIHETKREVATTAQAAEVARLVRCLPPVVRDGLGGGVAADALAELLASFPVYRSYLPAGHQHIAHAVADATARRPDLADALTTLARLVADGGLEFSRRFMQTTGPVMAKGVEDAAFYRSTRLTSLNEVGGDPSEFALDVAGLHAAFSRRQSAWPAAMTALTTHDTKRSEDVRARLHVLAEVPGRWADVLGQLREIASTGHGPFDSLLWQAIVGAWPAAPGRLHAYAIKAAREAGERTGWAAPDAEFEECVHDVVVAAHGRAVAIVNGFAGDIRAAGWSNSLAAKLLQLTGPGVPDVYQGSELWDFSLVDPDNRRPVDFARRRRLLADLDGGTLPPVDDTGAAKLLVTSRALRLRRDRPGLFTRYTPMTVVGEAAAHAVAFDRGGALTVATRLPVGLAARGGWGDTVLLRHAGPTVDALTGRTFTGSEIPLADLLSLYPVALLTEGVR comes from the coding sequence ATGGCCGGCCGACCGGCATCCACGTACCGATTGCAGATCCGTCCAGGGTTCGATCTGGATGCCGCCGCTCACCTCGCCGGCTACCTGAGCGATCTCGGCGTCGGCTGGGCCTACCTGTCGCCGATCCTGCAGGCGGCGACCGGGTCGGAGCACGGCTACGACGTCGTCGACCCGACACGCGTGGATGCCGCGCGCGGCGGGCCCGAGGCGCTGGCGCGGTTCGCGGCCGCGGCCCGGCGAGCGGGCCTGGGTGTGCTGGTCGACATCGTGCCGAACCACGTCGGCGTAGCGGTCCCGATGGAGAACCCGTGGTGGTGGGACGTGCTCACCCGCGGTCGCGCGTCGCGGTGGGCGCGGACGTTCGACATCGACTGGGACTTCGGCGGCGGGGGGATCGGGATGCCGGTGCTCGGGATGCCGCTGGACGACGTCCTCGCCGCGCGCGAAGTGCGGGTGGTGCCGCCGGGGATCGATGCGGGGGTGGACGCCGCTGCGCCGTTCGGGCATGCCCGCTACTACGACCTCGTGCTGCCGCTCGCGGAGGGGACGGCGCCGGCCGCATCGACCGATGACCCGGCCGTCGTGCACGACGTGCTGGAACGTCAGCACTGGCGGCTCGCGTTCTGGCAGGACGAGGCGGCCGTGCTGAACTACCGCCGGTTCTTCACGATCACCACGCTCGCCGGCGTCCGGGTCGAAGACCCGGTCGTGTTAGCGGCGAGCCACGCCGAGGTCCTGCGCTGGTTCCGCGAGGGGCTCGTCGACGGGGTGCGGATCGACCACCCCGACGGGCTGGCCGACCCGGGCGGATACCTGGCGGAGCTCGAAGCGGCGGTGCCCGGCGATGCGCCGTATGTCGTGGTCGAGAAGATCCTCGAGCGCGGTGAAGAGCTGCCGGGGTGGTGGGCCACCGAGGGCACGACCGGGTACGACGCGCTCGCCGAGATCGATCGCGTGCTCGTCGACCCGGACGGCGCGGCGCGGCTGGACGAGCTCGACGCGGCGCTGCGGCGCGAGACCGGGCTGCCGGTCTTCCCCGGGTGGCAGAACCTCATCCACGAGACCAAGCGCGAGGTCGCCACCACGGCGCAGGCGGCGGAGGTCGCGCGACTCGTGCGGTGCCTGCCACCAGTTGTGCGCGACGGGCTGGGCGGTGGTGTCGCCGCTGACGCGCTGGCGGAGCTGCTGGCATCCTTCCCCGTCTACCGCTCGTATCTGCCCGCCGGGCACCAGCACATCGCCCACGCGGTGGCCGACGCCACCGCCCGGCGGCCCGATCTCGCCGATGCGCTGACCACGCTCGCGCGGCTGGTCGCCGACGGCGGGCTCGAGTTCTCCCGCCGGTTCATGCAGACGACCGGCCCGGTGATGGCGAAGGGCGTGGAGGATGCCGCGTTCTACCGATCGACACGACTCACGTCGCTGAACGAGGTCGGCGGCGACCCGTCCGAGTTCGCGCTCGACGTCGCCGGTCTGCACGCCGCGTTCTCACGACGGCAGTCCGCGTGGCCTGCGGCGATGACCGCGCTCACGACCCACGACACGAAGCGCAGCGAGGACGTCCGCGCCCGGCTGCACGTGCTCGCCGAGGTGCCGGGCCGGTGGGCCGACGTGCTCGGGCAGCTGCGCGAGATCGCCTCGACCGGGCACGGGCCCTTCGACAGCCTGCTCTGGCAGGCGATCGTCGGGGCGTGGCCGGCGGCGCCCGGGCGGCTGCACGCCTACGCGATCAAGGCCGCGCGCGAGGCGGGCGAGCGCACCGGGTGGGCAGCGCCCGACGCCGAGTTCGAAGAGTGCGTGCACGACGTGGTCGTCGCCGCGCACGGCCGGGCGGTGGCGATCGTGAACGGGTTCGCCGGCGACATCCGGGCGGCCGGCTGGTCGAACTCGCTCGCGGCGAAGCTGCTGCAGCTGACCGGTCCGGGCGTGCCCGACGTGTACCAGGGCAGCGAGCTGTGGGACTTCTCGCTCGTCGACCCCGACAACCGGCGTCCCGTGGACTTCGCGCGGCGGCGACGCCTGCTCGCCGACCTCGACGGCGGCACGCTGCCCCCGGTGGATGACACCGGCGCCGCGAAGCTGCTCGTCACCTCGCGCGCGCTGCGGCTGCGCCGCGACCGGCCGGGGCTGTTCACCCGGTACACCCCGATGACGGTCGTCGGTGAGGCTGCCGCCCACGCGGTGGCGTTCGACCGGGGCGGGGCGCTGACCGTGGCGACTCGCCTGCCGGTGGGCCTGGCGGCTCGCGGCGGCTGGGGTGACACCGTGCTGCTGCGACATGCCGGGCCGACGGTCGATGCGCTGACCGGCCGCACGTTCACCGGATCGGAGATCCCGCTGGCCGACCTGCTGTCCCTCTACCCCGTGGCGCTGCTGACCGAAGGAGTCCGATGA
- a CDS encoding RNA polymerase sigma factor: MTEADPAPLRDDQGDDGGVGDASIWVQAADHFARWREGDTRAMDALVRLLTPVLWHVVRAYGLERGLAEDVVQTTWLTLVRRHDSITEERAVAGWLTTCARREAWRVARAHQRAIPVEHESLEPHLPTDDSAESRAELADRDRRLWGAVGTLDERCRRLLRVIAFEERPDYARIATDLAMPVGSIGPTRGRCLGKLRTALAAEGWKDETDDR; the protein is encoded by the coding sequence ATGACAGAAGCCGACCCTGCGCCGCTCCGGGACGACCAGGGCGACGACGGGGGCGTCGGCGATGCCTCGATCTGGGTGCAGGCGGCCGACCACTTCGCGCGTTGGCGCGAGGGTGACACGCGCGCCATGGACGCCCTCGTGCGGCTGCTGACGCCGGTGCTCTGGCATGTCGTGCGCGCGTACGGACTCGAGCGGGGGCTCGCCGAGGACGTCGTCCAGACGACCTGGCTCACCCTGGTGCGCCGCCACGATTCGATCACCGAAGAGCGTGCGGTCGCCGGCTGGCTGACCACGTGCGCGCGCCGCGAGGCGTGGCGCGTCGCGCGCGCCCACCAGCGCGCCATCCCCGTCGAGCACGAGTCCCTCGAACCGCATCTGCCGACGGACGACTCCGCCGAATCGCGGGCCGAACTGGCCGACCGCGACCGGCGCCTGTGGGGGGCCGTCGGAACCCTCGACGAACGCTGCCGCCGGCTGCTGCGGGTGATCGCGTTCGAAGAACGTCCGGACTATGCCCGGATCGCGACGGACCTGGCCATGCCGGTCGGGTCGATCGGGCCGACCCGAGGGCGCTGCCTCGGCAAGCTGCGCACCGCGCTCGCCGCTGAAGGCTGGAAGGACGAGACTGATGATCGCTGA